The Aeromicrobium sp. Leaf245 genome includes a region encoding these proteins:
- the mca gene encoding mycothiol conjugate amidase Mca yields MTEKLRLMHVHAHPDDESSKGAASTAKYVAEGVDVHVVTCTGGERGSILNPQFQHPGIEDNPELITEIRREEMDRAREILGVTQDWLGFVDSGWPEGDPKPPLPEGCFGLVPVEEGAIPLVRLIRSFKPQVLTTYDENGGYPHPDHIMCHQVSVLAYEKAADPDWHPELGEAWQVSKLYYHLGWNFKKLEAISAAVERHGLENPYAERMEKWERKPEDEARLTTRVECAEYFDVRDAALLAHATQIDPDGWFFSIPNEVQAEAWPTEDYQLVDSKVETSLPEDDLFAGLR; encoded by the coding sequence GTGACCGAGAAGCTGCGCCTCATGCACGTGCACGCGCACCCCGACGACGAGTCGAGCAAGGGTGCCGCCTCCACCGCCAAGTACGTCGCCGAAGGGGTCGACGTGCACGTCGTCACGTGCACCGGGGGTGAGCGCGGGAGCATCCTCAACCCGCAGTTCCAGCACCCGGGCATCGAGGACAACCCCGAGCTGATCACCGAGATCCGTCGCGAGGAGATGGACCGCGCCCGCGAGATCCTCGGCGTCACCCAGGACTGGCTCGGCTTCGTCGACTCCGGCTGGCCCGAGGGCGACCCCAAGCCGCCGCTGCCCGAGGGGTGCTTCGGCCTGGTCCCGGTGGAGGAGGGCGCGATCCCGCTCGTGCGCCTCATCCGCTCGTTCAAGCCGCAGGTCCTCACCACGTACGACGAGAACGGCGGCTACCCGCACCCCGACCACATCATGTGCCACCAGGTCAGCGTCCTCGCCTACGAGAAGGCGGCCGACCCCGACTGGCACCCCGAGCTGGGCGAGGCCTGGCAGGTCAGCAAGCTCTACTACCACCTCGGCTGGAACTTCAAGAAGCTCGAGGCGATCTCCGCGGCCGTCGAGCGGCACGGCCTGGAGAACCCCTACGCCGAGCGCATGGAGAAGTGGGAGCGCAAGCCCGAGGACGAGGCCCGGCTCACCACCCGGGTGGAGTGCGCCGAGTACTTCGACGTCCGCGACGCCGCGCTGCTCGCCCACGCCACCCAGATCGACCCCGACGGCTGGTTCTTCTCCATCCCCAACGAGGTCCAGGCCGAGGCGTGGCCCACCGAGGACTACCAGCTGGTCGACTCCAAGGTCGAGACGTCGCTGCCCGAGGACGACCTCTTCGCCGGTCTGCGCTGA
- the ilvA gene encoding threonine ammonia-lyase yields the protein MVDLRDVEAARELIAPVVERTPMAHSRWLSQRVGTDVHLKCENLQRTGSFKIRGAYVRIARLSDAERARGVVAASAGNHAQGVALAAQLLGAKATIFMPDGAALPKIAATRGYGADIEFAGTGVTEALVHAQEFAERTGAVLIHPFDHEDVLAGQGTVGLEIIEQLPDVRTVLVPLGGGGLAAGIALLRERRPDVSVVGVQAADAAAYPTSLAEGHPVTGVMGPTMADGIAVAQPGLIPFEVIAEQLDDVVTVSEDAMSAALIGLLERAKMLVEPSGAAGVAALLDDPGRFQGPVVPVLSGGNIDALLLLDVIRHGLSAAGRFMQLRVRFSDRPGELMRLLTDLADLQVNVLDVAHDRSAESLGVREVEVAVQAATRGPDHAEASRRRLGELGHLLV from the coding sequence GTGGTGGACCTGCGAGACGTCGAGGCGGCGCGTGAGCTGATCGCGCCGGTGGTCGAGCGCACTCCCATGGCGCACTCGCGGTGGCTGAGCCAACGGGTCGGCACCGACGTGCACCTCAAGTGCGAGAACCTCCAGCGCACCGGGTCGTTCAAGATCCGCGGCGCCTACGTGCGCATCGCGCGGCTGAGCGACGCCGAGCGAGCGCGTGGCGTGGTGGCCGCCAGCGCCGGCAACCACGCCCAGGGCGTCGCCCTCGCCGCGCAGCTGCTCGGCGCGAAGGCGACCATCTTCATGCCCGACGGCGCGGCCCTGCCCAAGATCGCCGCCACCCGCGGCTACGGCGCCGACATCGAGTTCGCCGGCACCGGCGTCACCGAGGCGCTCGTGCACGCCCAGGAGTTCGCCGAGCGCACCGGCGCCGTGCTCATCCACCCCTTCGACCACGAGGACGTCCTCGCCGGGCAGGGCACCGTCGGCCTCGAGATCATCGAGCAGCTGCCCGACGTGCGCACCGTGCTCGTGCCTCTCGGTGGCGGCGGGCTCGCCGCGGGCATCGCCCTGCTGCGCGAACGCCGACCCGACGTCTCCGTGGTCGGCGTGCAGGCCGCCGACGCCGCCGCCTACCCGACCTCGCTCGCCGAGGGCCACCCGGTCACCGGCGTGATGGGCCCGACCATGGCCGACGGCATCGCCGTGGCCCAGCCGGGACTCATCCCCTTCGAGGTGATCGCCGAGCAGCTCGACGACGTGGTGACCGTCAGCGAGGACGCGATGAGCGCGGCCCTCATCGGCCTCCTCGAGCGCGCCAAGATGCTCGTCGAGCCGTCGGGTGCCGCCGGCGTGGCGGCCCTGCTCGACGACCCCGGACGGTTCCAGGGCCCGGTGGTCCCCGTGCTGTCCGGCGGCAACATCGACGCGCTGCTCCTGCTCGACGTCATCCGCCACGGCCTGTCCGCCGCGGGTCGCTTCATGCAGCTGCGGGTCCGGTTCTCCGACCGCCCGGGCGAGCTGATGCGGCTGCTCACCGACCTCGCCGACCTGCAGGTCAACGTGCTCGACGTGGCCCACGACCGCTCCGCGGAGTCGCTCGGGGTGCGCGAGGTCGAGGTCGCGGTCCAGGCGGCCACCCGCGGACCCGACCACGCCGAGGCCTCACGTCGGCGCCTGGGCGAGCTCGGCCACCTGCTCGTCTGA
- the greA gene encoding transcription elongation factor GreA: MSQSSTETIWVTQEAYDRLKVELANLKDVVMPDITEKIAAARDEGDLKENGGYHAAREEQGKANARIQQLEDMLRRAEVGEKPADDGIVEAGMVVGVTFAGDDDVERFLLGSRELLSLDSAVDLDVYSPTSPLGAAILGKKVGDDASYEAPNGKTLTVSIVEAKPF; the protein is encoded by the coding sequence ATGTCTCAGTCCAGCACCGAGACCATCTGGGTCACCCAGGAGGCGTACGACCGTCTGAAGGTGGAGCTGGCGAATCTCAAGGACGTCGTCATGCCCGACATCACCGAGAAGATCGCCGCCGCCCGCGACGAGGGTGACCTCAAGGAGAACGGTGGCTACCACGCCGCCCGCGAGGAGCAGGGCAAGGCCAACGCCCGCATCCAGCAGCTCGAGGACATGCTGCGTCGCGCCGAGGTCGGCGAGAAGCCTGCCGACGACGGCATCGTCGAGGCCGGCATGGTCGTCGGCGTCACGTTCGCCGGCGACGACGACGTGGAGCGCTTCCTGCTCGGCTCGCGCGAGCTGCTGAGCCTCGACTCGGCCGTCGACCTCGACGTCTACTCCCCCACGTCGCCGCTCGGCGCAGCGATCTTGGGCAAGAAGGTCGGCGACGACGCCTCCTACGAGGCGCCCAACGGCAAGACGCTCACGGTCTCGATCGTGGAGGCCAAGCCCTTCTGA
- a CDS encoding DUF4307 domain-containing protein: MSTLDERYGRRTTRRWVWPTVTAVGVALGIVWAAWVALDTEPVTAEVHGYAVESPARTVATIEVRRPEPVPVRCTVYAQALDHSVVGERTVDVPAGTRERTRVEVPISTEREAVTAVLRTCQLTD, encoded by the coding sequence GTGAGCACCCTCGACGAGCGCTACGGCCGCCGCACCACGCGACGCTGGGTGTGGCCGACGGTCACCGCCGTCGGGGTGGCCCTGGGCATCGTGTGGGCCGCCTGGGTGGCGCTCGACACCGAGCCGGTCACGGCGGAGGTCCACGGCTACGCGGTGGAGTCGCCCGCGCGGACCGTCGCGACCATCGAGGTCCGACGTCCGGAACCGGTCCCCGTCCGCTGCACCGTTTACGCCCAGGCCCTCGACCACTCCGTCGTGGGCGAGCGCACCGTCGACGTGCCCGCCGGCACCCGCGAGCGGACGCGCGTCGAGGTGCCGATCAGCACCGAGCGCGAGGCCGTCACTGCCGTGCTGAGGACGTGCCAACTCACCGACTGA